The Brasilonema sennae CENA114 genome includes a region encoding these proteins:
- the psb34 gene encoding photosystem II assembly protein Psb34 → MPYTTEEGGRLNNFAREPKIYKAEIPSDGQKRNYVILGITATILVSALIFVAFSVSALG, encoded by the coding sequence ATGCCTTACACAACTGAAGAGGGTGGTCGTCTAAATAACTTTGCCCGTGAACCCAAAATTTATAAAGCAGAAATTCCTAGCGATGGTCAAAAGCGAAACTACGTTATATTGGGAATTACTGCTACAATTTTAGTTAGTGCCTTGATTTTTGTCGCTTTCTCTGTTTCCGCCCTTGGTTGA
- the thiO gene encoding glycine oxidase ThiO has product MTSDVLIIGGGVISMAIAIELKLRGAKVTVVSRDIQAAATHAAAGMLAPGAERISDQAMQELCTRSLYLYPDWTRKLEEFTSINTGYWSCGILAPVYQDQTRGQGEKAAKQEKSDRGRETSLPDSSSPAYWLEKEAIHQYQPGLGEEVLGGWWYPEDAQVDNRALAQALLAAAKSLGVELKEGIVVEGIQQQQRQVVGVQTSTGVLHAQHYVLAAGAWSNSLFPLPVRPVKGQMLSVKVPEFVPDLPLTRVLYGEKIYIVPRRDRRIIIGATVEDVGLTPHNTPVGIQTLLQRAIRLFPQIQNYPIQELWWGFRPATPDELPILGTSPCENLTIATGHYRNGILLAPITARLLADLILEQKTDPLLCDFHYSRFHTKSSTTPMVTYPTLKTQNSELTTENFDKSQLRNSELSTLEDSPLQIAGKTFQSRLMTGTGKYRSIEDMQQSVTASGCQIVTVAVRRVQTNAPGHEGLAEALDWTKIWMLPNTAGCQTAEEAIRVARLGREMAKLLGQEDNNFVKLEVIPDPKYLLPDPIGTLQAAEQLVKEGFAVLPYINADPMLARHLEEAGCATVMPLASPIGSGQGLKTTANIQIIIENAKVPVVVDAGIGAPSEAAQAMEMGADALLINSAIALAQNSPAMAHAMNLATVAGRLAYLAGRMPLKSYAIASSPLTGTITS; this is encoded by the coding sequence ATGACTAGTGACGTTTTAATTATTGGTGGCGGCGTCATCAGTATGGCGATCGCCATTGAATTAAAGTTACGCGGTGCCAAAGTAACAGTTGTCAGCCGCGATATTCAGGCTGCTGCGACTCATGCTGCAGCTGGGATGTTAGCACCTGGTGCTGAAAGAATCTCAGACCAGGCAATGCAAGAGTTATGCACGCGCTCTCTGTATTTATACCCTGACTGGACGCGTAAGCTCGAAGAGTTTACTAGTATCAATACTGGTTATTGGTCCTGCGGTATCCTGGCTCCAGTTTATCAAGACCAGACAAGGGGACAAGGGGAAAAAGCGGCGAAACAGGAAAAGAGTGACAGAGGGAGGGAAACTTCTCTCCCTGATTCCTCTTCCCCTGCTTACTGGCTAGAAAAAGAAGCCATTCATCAATATCAGCCAGGATTGGGAGAAGAAGTCCTTGGGGGTTGGTGGTATCCTGAAGACGCACAAGTAGATAATAGGGCATTAGCGCAAGCCCTGCTAGCAGCGGCTAAATCCCTTGGCGTTGAACTCAAAGAAGGTATTGTCGTAGAAGGAATTCAACAGCAGCAACGGCAAGTTGTTGGTGTGCAAACGAGTACAGGAGTCCTTCATGCACAACATTACGTTTTGGCAGCAGGTGCTTGGTCAAATTCATTGTTTCCTTTGCCGGTGCGTCCTGTCAAAGGTCAAATGCTGAGTGTGAAAGTACCAGAATTTGTGCCAGATTTGCCCTTGACACGGGTTTTGTATGGAGAGAAAATTTACATAGTACCGAGGCGCGACAGACGAATTATTATTGGTGCGACAGTTGAAGATGTCGGTTTAACTCCCCACAACACACCAGTAGGAATTCAAACCTTACTACAAAGAGCTATTCGTCTATTTCCTCAAATACAAAATTACCCCATTCAGGAGTTATGGTGGGGATTTCGTCCTGCAACTCCAGATGAATTACCTATTCTTGGCACCAGTCCTTGTGAAAACTTAACCATTGCCACAGGTCATTATCGTAATGGTATTCTTCTAGCACCTATAACAGCAAGATTGCTGGCTGATTTGATTCTCGAACAAAAAACAGACCCTTTACTCTGTGATTTCCACTACTCGCGCTTCCACACCAAGTCATCTACTACCCCAATGGTTACTTACCCCACACTCAAAACTCAGAATTCAGAACTCACAACTGAGAACTTCGACAAATCTCAGCTACGAAACTCAGAACTCAGCACTTTGGAAGATTCACCACTCCAAATAGCCGGAAAAACTTTCCAATCTCGCTTGATGACGGGAACTGGCAAGTATCGCAGCATCGAGGATATGCAGCAAAGTGTGACTGCAAGTGGTTGTCAAATTGTCACTGTTGCGGTAAGGCGAGTACAAACCAATGCCCCAGGACATGAAGGTTTAGCCGAAGCATTAGATTGGACAAAAATCTGGATGTTACCTAATACCGCCGGTTGTCAAACAGCAGAAGAGGCAATTCGCGTCGCACGTTTGGGGCGAGAGATGGCAAAACTTTTAGGACAGGAAGACAACAACTTCGTTAAATTAGAAGTGATTCCTGACCCTAAGTATTTGCTACCAGATCCGATTGGTACTTTACAAGCAGCAGAACAGTTGGTGAAAGAAGGTTTTGCTGTGTTGCCTTATATCAATGCAGACCCTATGCTGGCGAGGCATTTGGAAGAAGCTGGCTGTGCAACGGTGATGCCTTTAGCCTCACCCATTGGTTCCGGACAAGGATTGAAAACGACTGCAAATATTCAAATCATCATTGAAAATGCTAAGGTGCCAGTGGTGGTAGATGCGGGCATTGGAGCACCTTCAGAGGCGGCGCAAGCAATGGAAATGGGCGCAGATGCTTTGTTGATTAATAGTGCGATCGCCCTGGCACAAAACTCGCCTGCAATGGCTCATGCCATGAATTTGGCAACAGTTGCAGGTCGTTTGGCTTATCTTGCTGGCAGAATGCCTCTCAAAAGTTATGCTATTGCCAGTTCACCCTTGACTGGGACGATTACTAGTTAG
- the cimA gene encoding citramalate synthase: MTANSSHQLWIYDTTLRDGTQREGLSVSIEDKLRIARRLDQLGIPFIEGGWPGANPKDVQFFWHLQEEPLQQAEIVAFCYTRRPQKTAGDDPMLQAILAAGTRWVTIVGKSWDLHVTEGLRTTLTENLAMIQDTIEYLRSQGRRVIYDAEHWFDGYKQNPDYALQTLKTAISAGAEWIALCDTNGGTLPHEMTQIVTDVVKAIPDNTQLGIHTHNDSDTAVANALAAVMAGVKMVQGTINGYGERCGNANLCSLIPNLQLKLGYTCIEDSRLSELTQTSRFVSEVVNLAPDEHAAFVGRSAFAHKGGLHVSAVERNPLTYEHIQPEQVGNCRRIVISEQSGMSNVLAKARTFGIELDKNNPATGEILQRLKALESEGYQFEAADASFELLMRQALGRRQSFFEIKGFQVHCDLVEGKETTNAVATIKVAVKNRDILEAADGNGPVAALDAALRKALRNFYPQIAEFELTDYKVRILNGHTGTAAKTRVLVESRNSHQRWTTVGVSTNILEASYQAVVEGLEYGLLLHSQAEAALSTSSGN, from the coding sequence ATGACCGCAAATTCCTCACACCAACTTTGGATCTATGACACAACGCTACGGGATGGCACTCAACGTGAAGGGTTATCGGTGTCCATAGAAGATAAATTACGCATTGCCCGGAGATTAGATCAACTGGGAATTCCTTTTATAGAAGGAGGTTGGCCTGGGGCAAATCCCAAAGATGTACAATTTTTCTGGCATCTCCAAGAAGAGCCGCTTCAACAAGCAGAGATTGTTGCGTTTTGCTACACCCGACGTCCTCAGAAAACAGCAGGAGATGATCCAATGTTGCAAGCAATTCTTGCTGCTGGCACTCGGTGGGTGACAATTGTTGGTAAGTCTTGGGATTTACACGTCACAGAAGGACTCAGAACAACCCTCACAGAAAATTTAGCGATGATACAGGATACGATTGAGTATCTTCGTTCTCAAGGACGTCGTGTGATATACGATGCAGAACACTGGTTTGATGGCTATAAGCAAAATCCAGATTACGCTTTACAGACCCTAAAGACCGCAATCTCTGCTGGTGCTGAATGGATAGCTCTTTGCGATACGAATGGCGGCACTTTACCCCATGAAATGACTCAAATTGTCACAGATGTGGTAAAAGCAATTCCCGACAATACTCAACTAGGAATTCATACTCACAACGATTCTGATACCGCAGTTGCCAACGCTTTGGCTGCTGTCATGGCAGGAGTGAAGATGGTACAAGGTACCATCAACGGATATGGTGAGCGCTGCGGTAATGCCAACCTCTGTTCGTTAATTCCCAATTTACAACTGAAGCTAGGTTACACGTGTATTGAAGATAGTCGATTGTCGGAACTGACACAAACCAGTCGCTTTGTAAGTGAAGTTGTTAATCTTGCTCCTGACGAACATGCTGCCTTTGTGGGACGTTCGGCTTTTGCTCACAAAGGTGGTCTTCATGTATCGGCTGTGGAACGCAATCCTCTGACTTACGAACACATTCAACCAGAACAAGTCGGAAATTGTCGCCGCATTGTAATTTCTGAACAGTCTGGAATGAGTAACGTTTTAGCAAAAGCTCGCACTTTTGGTATTGAACTGGATAAGAATAATCCAGCAACAGGGGAAATTCTGCAACGTCTCAAAGCTTTAGAGAGCGAAGGATATCAATTTGAAGCAGCAGACGCAAGTTTTGAGTTGTTGATGCGCCAAGCGTTAGGTCGTCGCCAGTCTTTCTTTGAAATCAAAGGTTTTCAAGTTCATTGTGATTTGGTTGAGGGGAAAGAAACGACTAACGCTGTCGCCACTATAAAAGTTGCTGTCAAGAATAGAGATATTCTAGAAGCGGCGGATGGAAACGGACCGGTTGCAGCTTTGGATGCTGCTTTACGCAAGGCTTTGAGGAATTTCTATCCCCAGATAGCTGAGTTTGAGTTAACAGATTATAAAGTACGGATTCTGAATGGACACACGGGGACTGCAGCGAAAACCCGCGTTTTGGTAGAGTCGCGTAATAGTCATCAACGCTGGACAACAGTGGGCGTTTCCACAAATATTTTGGAGGCTTCTTATCAAGCTGTGGTAGAAGGTTTAGAATACGGTCTTCTGTTACACTCTCAAGCTGAGGCAGCTTTGAGTACTTCGAGTGGAAACTGA
- a CDS encoding NAD(P)/FAD-dependent oxidoreductase: protein MQEILYLEISTSDTTAVCNWLHTDFEPGTGEKVLTAQGFRLRVSNTTTSTEIISEKLPSELSVFIWSVQRTTYLKVFRWADKPFPREQQILQKLTTGIRRRFPHEYPEPPTINLSEQSIFEALAPYYPLTVKYFQKMPNGEYDLKRVYWWEQRWREGVRNPQQPRQVVFSHRSKAGETALREGSQCVAEPVLKTGFPSQASGVGVPPVVAPGVFPPQATANPKGQHTEDFSPLPEQYDLIYIGGALGVIHAAVMARLGYRVLLIERMPFGRMNREWNISRDEIQSLINLGLVTTAELESIIAREYKDGFNKFFDANNPKKLKAPVLHTPTVLNVALDSEKWLHMCGQKLRAAGGEIWDETEFIRADVYDTQVVLTVNNLTNQTPKQVSGRLLVDAMGTASPIAWQLNGGRAFNSVCPTVGGVVSRGFEPGVWDSQYGDVLYSHGDISRGRQLIWELFPGADEELTIYLFHYHEVNPKNPGSLLEMYEDFFTILPEYRRCDMDKLVWKKPTFGYIPGHFSVGSRDRTVAFDRLIAIGDAASLQSPLVFTGFGSLVRNLERLTTLLDTALKHDLVSFRHLNQIRAFQNNIAVTWMFSKGMMVPTGKFIPPQRINSMLNNFFGLLADEPRQVSDNFIKDRFDWLTFNRLALKAARNNPALLLWIWELAGAKDLLRWTKNYLDFSRHALVRALLNGWFPGFLRRIGPMLEQRYPALWLQLLAINYSLTAGIARPQNLVPQVTSKARLEKPEVI, encoded by the coding sequence ATGCAAGAGATTCTTTACCTGGAAATTTCCACTTCTGATACAACCGCTGTGTGTAACTGGTTGCATACTGATTTTGAACCGGGAACTGGTGAAAAAGTCCTAACTGCGCAAGGCTTTCGCCTAAGAGTTTCTAATACTACAACTAGCACGGAAATTATTTCGGAAAAGTTACCTAGTGAACTTTCCGTCTTTATCTGGTCAGTGCAGCGAACTACGTATTTAAAAGTATTCCGTTGGGCAGACAAACCCTTCCCCAGAGAGCAACAAATTCTGCAAAAGCTCACTACTGGGATAAGAAGGCGCTTTCCCCATGAATACCCTGAACCTCCAACGATTAATTTATCTGAGCAATCGATTTTTGAGGCACTTGCTCCATACTATCCTCTAACTGTCAAATATTTTCAAAAAATGCCCAATGGCGAATATGACCTGAAGCGAGTCTACTGGTGGGAGCAACGATGGCGTGAAGGTGTGCGCAATCCTCAGCAACCGCGTCAGGTAGTGTTCTCCCATAGAAGTAAAGCAGGTGAGACAGCGCTGCGGGAGGGGAGCCAGTGCGTTGCGGAGCCAGTGCTGAAGACGGGTTTCCCGTCGCAGGCATCTGGCGTTGGGGTTCCCCCCGTTGTAGCACCTGGCGTTTTCCCTCCGCAGGCGACTGCGAACCCGAAGGGGCAGCACACAGAAGACTTTTCTCCTTTGCCTGAGCAATACGACCTCATCTACATCGGTGGGGCGCTTGGCGTTATCCATGCAGCAGTCATGGCAAGACTGGGTTACCGAGTGCTGCTGATTGAACGGATGCCTTTTGGACGAATGAACCGAGAATGGAATATTTCCCGTGATGAGATTCAAAGTTTGATTAACCTAGGTTTGGTAACGACAGCAGAATTGGAATCAATCATTGCGCGGGAGTATAAAGATGGATTTAATAAGTTCTTTGATGCCAATAACCCCAAGAAGCTAAAAGCACCTGTTTTGCATACGCCCACAGTACTAAACGTGGCTTTAGATTCCGAAAAATGGTTGCATATGTGTGGGCAAAAGCTACGAGCAGCAGGCGGTGAAATCTGGGATGAAACAGAGTTTATCCGGGCAGATGTGTATGATACACAAGTTGTGCTAACTGTCAATAATTTGACCAATCAAACTCCAAAGCAAGTGAGTGGGCGATTGTTAGTAGATGCGATGGGAACCGCTTCACCAATTGCATGGCAATTGAATGGTGGTCGTGCTTTTAACAGTGTTTGCCCGACTGTAGGAGGAGTGGTTTCGCGTGGATTTGAGCCTGGAGTATGGGATTCTCAGTACGGGGATGTTCTCTACAGTCATGGGGATATTTCGCGAGGACGACAGTTGATTTGGGAGTTGTTTCCTGGGGCAGATGAAGAACTGACGATTTATTTATTTCATTACCACGAAGTTAATCCAAAAAATCCCGGTTCCTTATTGGAGATGTACGAAGACTTTTTCACAATTTTGCCAGAGTATCGCCGCTGCGATATGGATAAGCTGGTGTGGAAAAAGCCGACATTTGGGTATATACCAGGGCATTTTAGTGTGGGGAGTCGCGATCGCACAGTTGCTTTTGATCGCTTAATAGCCATCGGAGATGCAGCATCACTCCAGTCTCCCCTAGTTTTCACTGGCTTTGGTTCTTTAGTTCGCAACTTAGAACGTCTGACAACTCTTTTGGATACAGCTCTCAAACACGACTTGGTGAGTTTCCGGCATTTGAACCAAATTCGCGCCTTTCAAAATAATATTGCCGTCACTTGGATGTTTTCCAAAGGGATGATGGTTCCTACTGGAAAATTTATACCACCGCAGAGAATCAACTCTATGCTCAACAACTTTTTTGGGCTGTTGGCAGATGAACCCCGACAAGTGTCAGATAATTTTATCAAAGATAGATTTGATTGGTTGACCTTTAATCGACTGGCGCTGAAAGCAGCTCGCAATAACCCAGCATTGCTTCTGTGGATTTGGGAACTTGCAGGTGCCAAAGATTTACTGAGATGGACTAAAAACTATCTTGACTTTAGTCGCCATGCTCTTGTCCGCGCTTTGCTCAATGGATGGTTCCCAGGCTTCCTTCGTCGAATTGGTCCAATGCTGGAACAACGATATCCAGCATTATGGTTACAGCTATTAGCGATTAACTATTCTCTCACAGCAGGCATTGCACGTCCGCAAAATCTAGTCCCTCAGGTGACATCGAAAGCCAGACTTGAGAAGCCAGAAGTTATTTAG